A single region of the Montipora capricornis isolate CH-2021 chromosome 13, ASM3666992v2, whole genome shotgun sequence genome encodes:
- the LOC138030687 gene encoding melanocortin receptor 5-like translates to MNEPVMRNFQGTNDFDLQNRTSNFESFSASECISLLTVLGIEAVAIVTLNALAIIVFLKEQSLRGKRSMYLTISLAVADMFVACTLTLWMFSLGNGCNIWTIKFLSNPIEITGALVLYFPAVSMTNLTAISLERMHATFRPFKHRLVKKKMFGAAVVAVWLTAGLFTVIDLSTFNFDIGWNHTEAPEYPSFIFCCPFIILVSYTSIAIKFYCGTHPQRHGAISRERKLTKTLFFVTIVSLLLLLPALIANFLLHVTIFHQTIQTLEYLLTFLFCANSFINPVLYAFRMPEFKRALVLLLCCRSRSGALQVFPLYDMSAKRIYSVHQ, encoded by the exons ATGAACGAACCCGTTATGAGAAATTTCCAG GGAACCAATGATTTTGATCTACAAAACAGAACTTCAAATTTCGAGTCTTTTTCTGCATCCGAGTGCATTTCCTTGCTAACAGTACTTGGCATTGAGGCTGTTGCTATAGTGACTCTGAATGCCCTTGCAATCATTGTTTTCCTGAAAGAGCAAAGTCTTCGCGGAAAGCGTAGCATGTACCTGACGATCAGCCTGGCAGTGGCTGACATGTTTGTTGCATGCACTTTAACTCTCTGGATGTTTTCTCTGGGAAACGGTTGTAACATATGGACGATTAAATTCCTGTCTAATCCAATTGAGATCACAGGAGCTTTGGTGCTTTACTTTCCAGCAGTCTCAATGACAAACCTTACTGCTATTTCTTTGGAGCGAATGCACGCAACTTTTCGCCCATTCAAGCATCGCCTCgtcaaaaagaaaatgtttggaGCAGCTGTTGTGGCTGTTTGGTTGACAGCTGGCCTCTTTACAGTTATCGATTTGTCAACGTTTAATTTTGATATCGGTTGGAATCACACTGAAGCGCCAGAATACCCCTCATTCATATTCTGTTGCccttttattatccttgtttctTATACATCCATCGCTATAAAATTTTACTGTGGAACTCATCCTCAACGTCATGGTGCAATCagcagagaaagaaaactgaccaagaCGCTGTTCTTTGTAACAATTGTATCGTTATTACTATTGCTGCCAGCTCTAATTGCAAACTTTCTTCTTCATGTTACAATTTTTCATCAAACAATACAGACTTTAGAGTATCTTCTAACATTCTTATTTTGTGCAAACTCTTTCATAAATCCAGTTCTATATGCATTTAGAATGCCAGAATTCAAAAGAGCTTTGGTTTTATTATTGTGTTGTAGATCTCGCTCGGGGGCACTTCAGGTTTTTCCTCTTTATGACATGTCAGCTAAGAGAATTTACTCAGTTCATCAGTGA